Proteins encoded together in one Plasmodium cynomolgi strain B DNA, chromosome 9, whole genome shotgun sequence window:
- a CDS encoding membrane-associated calcum-binding protein (putative), whose product MKRYVYSILVSCLVFCLKEDVLVESTDMPMKYADMRGLDDLSNLNDEQVKDILGVDIKGAKERIEKLFAVIDKNNDKIISEDELNIWSTYVKNEVFLKQVQVEMKQIDADKDGFISLPELNEAFSQNLDAKEVEKHAEGLLKRFQIVDKDKDNKLNINEVGLLIDPMKDEELKELEINEILEHHDVNKDGRISVEEFKQTRTDDPHAKKDDDVALDDFNFFDTNKDGFIDKEEIVKVYFDPSNEGGSINLSEVKDTIFEGKPITYDLWNEKALKLAVTSLTDYGDILRYPEDFKLDIGKNVVLPSTRRRTGIEDDLDQDDGASGDKEDGAEDDSTQKTPTPDEL is encoded by the coding sequence atgaagaggtaCGTGTATAGCATCCTAGTGTCGTGTTTGGTGTTCTGCCTGAAGGAGGATGTTCTAGTGGAAAGTACGGATATGCCCATGAAGTATGCTGACATGCGAGGTTTAGACGACCTATCGAATTTGAATGACGAGCAAGTGAAGGACATACTGGGGGTAGATATCAAAGGAGCCAAGGAGagaatagaaaaattatttgcagtgatcgataaaaataatgataaaataatatcaGAAGATGAGCTAAACATATGGTCTACTTATGTAAAGAATGAAGTCTTCCTGAAACAGGTGCAAGTAGAAATGAAACAAATAGATGCAGATAAGGATGGGTTCATATCCTTGCCAGAATTAAATGAAGCATTTTCACAGAATCTAGATGCAAAAGAGGTCGAAAAACACGCAGAAGGACTACTAAAGAGATTCCAAATTGTAGACAAGGATAAGGACAATAAGCTAAATATAAACGAAGTAGGATTATTAATCGATCCAATGAAGGATGAAGAATTGAAGGAGTTagaaattaatgaaattttgGAACATCATGATGTAAATAAAGATGGCAGAATATCAGTTGAGGAATTTAAGCAAACAAGAACGGATGATCCACATGCAAAGAAAGATGACGATGTTGCTTTGGATGACTTTAATTTCTTTGATACAAATAAGGATGGCTTTATAGACAAGGAAGAAATTGTTAAGGTTTATTTTGACCCATCCAATGAAGGGGGATCCATTAACTTATCCGAAGTGAAGGACACCATCTTCGAAGGGAAGCCAATTACTTATGATCTGTGGAATGAGAAGGCACTCAAATTGGCAGTTACTTCTTTGACTGACTACGGAGATATTTTAAGATACCCAGAAGACTTCAAACTAGACATAGGCAAGAATGTTGTGCTGCCATCTACAAGAAGGAGAACCGGGATTGAGGACGACTTAGATCAGGACGACGGGGCTTCAGGTGACAAGGAAGACGGTGCGGAGGATGACAGCACACAGAAGACTCCAACCCCGGATGAGTTATGA
- a CDS encoding succinyl-CoA synthetase alpha subunit (putative): protein MKYGTKMVGGVNPRKKGTMWESLDKKYTLPVFGSTMEAKEKTNCYASVIYVPPEHAKNAIIEAVEAEIPLVVCITEGICQHDMVEVKHCLKMSKKTKLIGPNCPGVIKPGECKIGIMPSHIHSKGCVGIVSRSGTLTYEGVNQTTKVGLGQSTCIGIGGDPFHGTNFIDCLQLFLEDEETKCILLIGEIGGDAEEQVAEWLIQNNVDDGKKKKKPVFAFVAGRCAPPGKRMGHAGALISGGKGTADEKIKALKSAGVHTIMNPTLMGQEIYSVMNGLA from the coding sequence ATGAAATATGGGACCAAAATGGTGGGTGGCGTGAACCCTAGGAAAAAGGGTACCATGTGGGAAAGCCTAGACAAAAAATACACTCTCCCCGTTTTCGGATCAACCATGGAAGCAAAGGAAAAGACCAACTGTTACGCATCCGTCATTTATGTCCCCCCAGagcatgcaaaaaatgctATCATAGAAGCAGTCGAAGCTGAAATCCCATTAGTAGTCTGTATAACGGAAGGCATATGTCAGCATGATATGGTCGAAGTAAAACATTGCCTAAAAATGTcgaagaaaacgaaattaaTTGGTCCCAACTGTCCAGGAGTAATCAAACCAGGGGAATGCAAAATAGGGATTATGCCATCTCATATTCATAGTAAAGGGTGCGTTGGAATTGTAAGTCGAAGTGGAACGTTGACTTACGAGGGAGTAAATCAAACTACGAAAGTTGGGTTGGGACAATCTACTTGCATAGGCATTGGTGGGGATCCTTTCCACGGAACCAACTTTATTGACTGtcttcaactttttttggaagatgaagaaacgAAGTGTATTTTACTCATTGGGGAGATTGGTGGGGATGCAGAGGAGCAGGTTGCTGAGTGGTTGATACAGAATAATGTAGATGatggaaagaagaaaaagaaacctGTTTTTGCTTTCGTAGCAGGGAGATGTGCTCCCCCTGGGAAGAGGATGGGTCATGCGGGTGCACTAATTAGTGGTGGCAAAGGCACAGCTGACGAAAAAATCAAGGCCTTAAAAAGTGCTGGTGTGCATACAATTATGAACCCGACTTTAATGGGGCAGGAAATTTACTCCGTGATGAACGGCCTCGCGTAG